In Spirosoma sp. KUDC1026, the sequence TTCTTTGCCTTCAACGGAGAGTTTACCGGCTTCCCGGACACCGGCTTCAGTTTTGAACTGCTCGAAGTCGGCAAGCTTCATCACCTGCGCCCGGATAAACTTCCGCTCAAAGTCGGAGTGAATAACGCCCGCGGCCTGGGGTGCTTTCCAGCCCCGGTGAATGGTCCACGCCCGAACTTCCTTGACGCCCGCCGTGAAGTACGTAATCAGACCCAACAGTTTGTACGACGCTTTGATCAGCTTGCTCAGACCCGACTCGGTCAGGCTGTACTCGCCCAGAAACATCTCCCGTTCGTCGGGATCTTCCATTTCAGCGATCTGCGATTCGATGCCTGCGCTGATGATGATAACCTCCGCACCCTCGTCTTTGAGAGCCTCGCGCAGAGCGTCAGAATACGCATTGCCGTTTGGCAGTGATCCTTCATCAACGTTGGCGACGTAAATCACCGGCTTCACCGTCAGCAGCGCAATATCACCAATGGCAGCTTCCTGCTCTTCGGGTGATGCCTGCACCGTACGGGCGCTCTTCCCCGACTCCAGCGTTGTTTTATACCGCTTCAGAATTTCCAGCTCGGCTTTTGCTTTTGCGTCGCCCACGCGAGCCGCTTTGTCAATGCGCTGAATCTTCTTATCGACAGATTCCAGATCTTTCAGCTGAAGCTCCGCGTCGATGATCTCCTTATCGGCAATAGGATTGACCTTCCCTTCGACGTGAACGATATTGTCATCCTCAAAGCACCGGATCACGTGCACGATTGCGTCAACTTCGCGGATGTTGGCCAGGAATTTGTTGCCTAGCCCAGCCCCCTGACTCGCGCCTTTCACGAGTCCGGCGATGTCAACGAACTCGATGATGGTTGGCACCACGCGCTGCGGCTTTACTAGGCCTTCCAGCGCATCAAGTCGTTCGTCGGGAACGGTTACGACCCCCACGTTTGGTTCTATCGTACAGAACGGGTAGTTAGCCGCTTCGGCTTTTCCGCTCGATATAGCATTAAACAGTGTCGATTTGCCCACGTTCGGTAAACCCACAATTCCACATTGTAAACCCATAGTTAATTATAAATGAGTGAATAAGTGAATGAGTGAATAGACGTTTGTTGGTATTCACTCATTCACTCATTCACAATTCGCTCATTGATCTATGCAAAAATACACCCCCGAGGGCGGACCGCAAAAAAAGCCTTCGGCAAGAGCCGAGGGCTGAATGGAAAGCGGGTCCGTTTAGTAAATTAACTAACGCGTTGTGTAGAGAAAAAGAAGGAACAACTTACTCCCATTTCAATTCGCTGGCGAAGTCATCGAGCTCATCGCGCTCGCGTTGATCGAACTGGGAGAAATCGACATGCGGCATGAGTTCCTGCTTGACATGGTCGACCGTTTCCTGCAGAGCCGCGATGAACTTGCCAAAATCCTCCTTGTAGAGAAACATTTTGTGTTTTTCGTATACAAACCCCTCGCCCTGAGGATGTCGCCGACTTTCGGTAATGGTCAGGTAATAATCATTAGCCCGTGTAGACTTGACATCGAAGAAGTAAGTCCGTTTGCCTGCCCGAACTCGTTTTGAGAAGATTTTTGCCTGATCTTTTTCGTCCACAATGGGTGAAGTTTAGTGCATTCGCAAACGCTAAAATACGGGCAATCGTATAAGATTAAAAAGAAAGATTGAACTCTTTTTTGAACAAAAATGATGGCATAAATCCACAAAGCTGTGGAGACCATTCTACACTTTTTTCGATAAATGCTTGGTTATTAGGGCTATCCAATTTATCTTTGTTTATAGGAATTGCATTTTTTTGGGATTGCAAGTGTGCTAACAGTCTATTGCTCACTTGTTTTTTGTTCCTCTAACGTAACCAAAAGCTGTATGAGTTTAATCGTATCCCTTATGCTGTTTTTTAACGGCATGAAGTCGGTGGAGGCTCTCCCGAGCCTCATACAGAAAGGCAAAGCGTCTTTTTACTCCAAAAAATTCAATGGTCGCAAGACCGCATACGGTGAGCGTGTCGACGCCGAAACACTGGCCGGAGCCCACCGTTCATTTCCGAAGAACACCTTGGTCGAAGTTACAAACCTCGACAATCAGCGTTCGGTAATTGTACGAATCAATGACCGTGGTCCTTTCGCCAAAGGCCGCGTTATCGATCTGACCCACGCGGCCGCCCGCGCCCTGGGGATGATCTCATCGGGAGTCGCTAATGTGTCGCTCCGGGTTGTTGGAAAAGGGAATGCCGTTGCTCTGGCCCCCATTGCCAATACATTCGATGCACCTGTCGATTATCAGCCTATGCTACAGCCTGTACTCTAACGAATACCAGCAGCATCGCGGCAAAACCGCTCAATACGTTCCGGCGTTACGCAATTCTCCGGATGTATTGAGCGGTTCTTTTTTGCAATACGGTTGACAAAGGGCAAAACTTTGACAACATTTAAAGAATGAAAGAGCCCTTAAATCTAAGTCAGGTACGTTCGTTCGGGAATGTCGAATTCTTAGCCCGTCAGATGGTCGAAGGATTCATTACGGGGCTGCATAAGTCGCCGTTCCACGGGTTCTCCGTTGAGTTTGCCGAACACCGTCTGTATAACATGGGCGAAACCACGCGCTACATCGACTGGAAGGTATATGGCAAGACTGAAAAGCTGTTTGTTAAACGCTACGAGGAGGAAACGAACCTGCGCTGCCACCTGCTGATCGATACGTCGTCGTCGATGTATTACCCGGAAACTGGCTACGGTAAGATGACGTTCAGCGTGATGGCGGCCGCCTGTCTGGCTTACATGCTGCAGCGGCAGAAAGACGCCGTGAGCCTGACTACCTTCGCCGATTCAATTGAGGTACAAACGCCTATTAAGTCGACCCCGTCTCACGTTCATAAGCTTTTCACGCAACTCGATCAGTTGATGCAGCAGCCCAAACCGCTGCGCAAAACGTCGGCGGCTGAAGTCATTCACCAGGTGGCGGAGAAAATTAATAAGCGCTCGCTGGTTGTCATTTTCAGTGACATGTTCGAGAACGTTGAGAAATCAGACGCGCTTTTCTCGGCGCTGCAACACCTGCGGCACAATCTGCACGAAGTTCTGATTTTCCACGTAACGGATAAAAAAACCGAAGAAGACTTCGCGTTCGACGAGCGGCCCTATGAATTCGTTGACCTGGAAACGGGTGAAATTGTGAAAGCCCAGCCGAACCAAATCCGGGAGACGTACCAGCAGGCTGTAAAATCCTATTTCCAGGATCTGAAAATGCGTTGCGGTCAATACAAGATCGATTTCATTGAGGCCGACATCGCCCAGGGCTTCGACCAGATACTGACGGCGTACCTGGTTAAGCGAACAAAGATGAAATAGGAGCAAAGGGAGGAGAGGAGGATGGAGGAAAGGAAGTAAAACCAGAGCACTTTGCTACGTATCAAATGCTTCATAACTCTTTGTTCTATAGCAGACATTAAAGGGCTTTAGCCCGGCGCCTGAAACACTAGAAAATGGAAAGCGAATTTTATCAATTGTCAGCCCGGACGCCCCAGGGAGCTGAACTGCCCATGGCTGATTTCGAAGGAAAGGCGGTGCTGATTGTCAACACGGCTACGAAATGCGGGTTGGCCCCGCAGTTTGAAGGACTGGAGGCTCTACACCAGAAGTATAAAGACCGGGGGCTGGTGGTACTTGGCTTCCCCTGCGATCAGTTTCGGGATCAGGAGCCGGAAACTAACGAGACGATGGAGCAGGTCTGTAAGATCAACCACGGTGTTACGTTCACGCTAACCCAGAAATGCGACGTGAACGGCCCCAACACGCAACCCGTTTTTAAATACCTGAAAAACGAGTTAGGCGGTTTCCTGAATGATGCGATCAAATGGAATTTTACCAAATTTCTGATCGACCGAAGCGGGAAGCCTTACAAGCGATACGCGCCTATTACCAAACCCGAAGCAATCGAGAAAGATATCCAGAAGCTGCTTTAAAGACAACAGTACTGCTTCAATGCGAAGAAGGTCTTGGTTCATGAACCAAGACCTTCTCTCGTTTATTTCTTTACACTTGCCTTGGCCGTAGCAGATGCCTGCTGCTGGCGTTTCTGGAAGAGGATGAAATCCTCAATCTGCTCAACGGGTAACTTGCGCGCCAGAATTTTCTTGTTCTTGTCCAGGATGTACACAGTAGGGGTCGTCCACACGTCGTACTGCTTCTGGTAGTTGGTCTTGGCGGTGTAGTCATACCCGTTGATGGCTTTTCCCAGCTTAAACTCCCGGATAAACTTTTTCCATTCTTCCGGCGTCTGCGCAGTCGCGACAGCCACAACTTCTACGCCTTTGCCTTTGTAATCGTCCACAAACTTTTTCAGTTTAGGAGCACTCTCGCGGCAGTGACCGCAGTGGGGGTCGAAGAAATACACGACGGTGTAGTCTGCTTTCAGATTGGCCAGTGAGACCGGCCGTCCTAACGTATCACTGACAGTTGGCGGCACCATTGTTTTGCCAACCAGCGTCGGTTTGAGCGTAGCCACCCGTTCACCAATCTGTTTCAGCACCGAGGGATCGGCCACTTCCATTTCTCCCGTAGCGTAGTACTTCTCGAACATGTGAACGTACAGGCCATCTGTTCCCATCACCGTTGGGCGTTCGTACTGACTGGTAAGGTACCAGATGATATACGATTTGATCTCCTTGTTTTTACCGGCCTTGGCCCGGCCGACTAGAAAGTCCGCTTCTTTGATGAGTGAGTCGGGTTGCTGCACGGTCAATTCTTTCACGTAACGTTCGAGCTTGCGCTGCAACACTGGCGACCGAATAAAGCGCTCGTCGGAGAAGTCAAAATCATCCCAGAAGTGTTTCTTAAAGTAATTAAACACCCAGACCGAGTCAGGCCGGCCATTGGCGGCTTTGGGCGCAGTGGGCACTTCAGGTTCAGCCGTTGCTTTGAGCAGCTTGACGGCAAATGTACCCGTATTGTCTTTTAGGAACTGCGTGCGGTACGTCTGCGCCTGTTGCTGCAGATCGCTCATCTGCTTGGCACGGGCAGTGGCGTCAATACCCTTCTGCGCGTTCATGGCCTGAATACCCTCGTACATCTTGCCAAGTTGCTGCTGGTATGCGTAAAAGAGTTCGTTTTCTTTCGAACCAGTCACCTTCATGTGTTGAATCACGTTGGCCGTATCGGTTGAGAAAGAAAATTCCTGATCACTGTCCAGAATGAGTTCGATATATCGGTTTTTCGGTGCTACGGCAATGTAAAGACCTTCGGGAAGCTTATCGGACGTTTCAAAAACGAAGTTACCAGCTCCATCGACCCGGGCCGTATCTTTAGGAATGTACTGCGTTGAGCCGTAATAGTGGGCCAGTACGCAGGTGGTATCTTTCAGCCCCGTGATGTGGCCACTTATTTTTGCCCCACCCGATTGGGCATGAGCAGTCGTTAGCAGAAGGACGCCCAGAAAGGCAGACAATAAGAAGGTTTTCATACAGGCAGGTAAATAATCGCGCAGCTGACTAGTAACAAATTTACGCGATTCGCAACGGATTTTCATCGGTTAGAAAACGCTGATCATGACCTGCCTAGTCTATAGGCGTGAAAAAAGGAAAGGGTAGTCAGGTACGGAGTTGTGATTAGCTACTCCCTACCTGACTACCCTGTGTATAAAATCGCTCTTTTTTACACGCTCAGAATTTTCACCATACGTAGCAGATCCTCGCTGATCGGCTTCGGCAGACGAATCGTATCTTTAAAGGGTGTGTAAACCAGTTCATTGTTAACAACCCCCGCCATTACGTTCTTTTCCCCGGCCATCAGACCTTCCAGGGCGCCAAGGCCAAGGCGACTGGCTAGAATCCGGTCGTAGGCGGTTGGAATACCACCCCGTTGGATGTGCCCCAGGGTAGTGACCCGCATGTCGACGCCCTTCCCCACTTCTTCACGGATTTTTTCGGCAATCACCGTACCGTTACCGGCTTCTTCGCCTTCGGCGATGACGATGATGGACGATGATTTCTGACGGCTCCAGCCTGCTTTCAGCGTTTCGACGACCTCCGACAGGGGTGTCAGCACTTCTGGTACCATAACCAGCTCGGCACCGCCCGCAATGCCCGACTGAATAGCAATGTATCCTGAATCACGGCCCATGACTTCGATAAAGAAAACCCGGTCGTGGGAATCAGCCGTATCCCGGATTTTGTCGATAGCTTCCAGAGCGGTGTTAACGGCCGTATCGAAACCAATGGTATGGTCGGTACCGTAAAGGTCATTGTCGATGGTACCCGGTGCGCCTACGGTTGGAATACCGTATTCATCATAGAAAAGCGTAGCGCCAGTAAACGTACCGTTACCACCAATGGCAATAAGTCCTTCGATACCAAAACGCTGCAGTTGCTCGTGGGCTTTGGCGCGGCCTTCCGGCGTCATGAATTCTTTACTACGGGCCGACTTCAGGATGGTTCCTCCCCGCTGAACAATATTACTGACGGAATGGGAAGACATCTGAAAAATATCGCCGTTTATCATCCCGCTGTACCCCCGGCGGATACCAAATACTTCGATACCGTGGTAGACCGCTCCCCGAACAACGGCTCGGATACAAGCGTTCATACCTGGAGCATCGCCACCCGAGGTGAAAACAGCTATTCGTTTCATAGGTTAAGTCAATTTTTTAGCAAAATTTTGTCAAAAAGGTCCAGAGCTGCGGAATAAATCGCGCAAATTTATCCGCATTTCAGAATCTTAAGGCATTCCACGGACAATTATCACGCTTCAATACTGCACTTTTCCGAAAAGGACCAGTTTGCCGGTGCAAATTTATCAGGATTGCCCGGTATCAGTCGATGCAAGTCGACTTTTAACGCTCAAATTATAAAAACCTTAACCTAATTCTCGCACAAAAAACGGTTAAATCAGGCTTCTCCCTCCTTTGGATCAACAGGAAATTCTAACGCGGAGCTAACAATAACCGCCCGCCCGCACCGTAAGTCAACCGAGCTGCTTTATCGATATACACCCGCAACGCGTTTGCATGGAAAGCGGCTGGAACAGTAATCTCGTGCCGTACCTGAACGGCATCAGTTGCCGTTGGAACACAGCCGCAGGACCATACCGTGGGATCGTTCCAGCTGCCATTCCGAAGCGAAACATAAGGCTGGGAAGTAATAGGATACAGCGTAAAATCGGTCTGGCAGGTGGTTGCCTGATACAGCACCCGGACTTCTGCGTCGGACAGGACGCCCCGGTACACGCGTACATCATCAATGGCTCCGGAAAAGAACTGAATGAGCGATCTGGGATTAGGACGTGCTCCGATGCAGGCACGTAATTCGCCGGAGTACGTCAGCGGACCGGGAGGGGTAACCGCGAGCGTCTTGACGCGCTCACCGTTCAGGTAGAGAATGAACTCGTTCGCGGCTCGGATAGCCGTTAAATGAATCCATACGTTCGTACCAACGGACTGGGTTGTAATAATGGAACCGGGCGTATTATACAAAAAAAAATTCCAGACGGGGCCACCGTAGTCGGGATTGTTGGCTAATGTCAGACACTGATTGGGTTCGCCAAACGAAAAGATGGTATAAGCCTCCCAGGCGGAAGGAAACGAAGCTGGTTTTACCCAAGCTGATAGCGTATACGTAGGATTGGTGAATGGTGCCGCGGGTAAGTCGATGAATGAACTTCCATCGAAGAAATACGCGCTGTTTGGATTCCCGAATCGGTCGTTGGTCAGCGTTGCTCCAACAACGGTGCCGCTGTTGGGGCCAAAACCGTCTTGAGCGTTGCCTGAAAATGTATAACAGGCGACCAACTGGCTGGAGGCCTGACCAAAACAGTACGTAAAAAACGTATTGAGACAAAGAAAAAGTAGCAGTAAACGGTAGGTCATTGGGCTGAATGAAAAAGTGGAAAATAAAAAAAAGCTATCACTT encodes:
- a CDS encoding DUF3276 family protein; its protein translation is MDEKDQAKIFSKRVRAGKRTYFFDVKSTRANDYYLTITESRRHPQGEGFVYEKHKMFLYKEDFGKFIAALQETVDHVKQELMPHVDFSQFDQRERDELDDFASELKWE
- the ychF gene encoding redox-regulated ATPase YchF, which translates into the protein MGLQCGIVGLPNVGKSTLFNAISSGKAEAANYPFCTIEPNVGVVTVPDERLDALEGLVKPQRVVPTIIEFVDIAGLVKGASQGAGLGNKFLANIREVDAIVHVIRCFEDDNIVHVEGKVNPIADKEIIDAELQLKDLESVDKKIQRIDKAARVGDAKAKAELEILKRYKTTLESGKSARTVQASPEEQEAAIGDIALLTVKPVIYVANVDEGSLPNGNAYSDALREALKDEGAEVIIISAGIESQIAEMEDPDEREMFLGEYSLTESGLSKLIKASYKLLGLITYFTAGVKEVRAWTIHRGWKAPQAAGVIHSDFERKFIRAQVMKLADFEQFKTEAGVREAGKLSVEGKEYVVQDGDIMEFLHSA
- a CDS encoding TlpA family protein disulfide reductase, which produces MKTFLLSAFLGVLLLTTAHAQSGGAKISGHITGLKDTTCVLAHYYGSTQYIPKDTARVDGAGNFVFETSDKLPEGLYIAVAPKNRYIELILDSDQEFSFSTDTANVIQHMKVTGSKENELFYAYQQQLGKMYEGIQAMNAQKGIDATARAKQMSDLQQQAQTYRTQFLKDNTGTFAVKLLKATAEPEVPTAPKAANGRPDSVWVFNYFKKHFWDDFDFSDERFIRSPVLQRKLERYVKELTVQQPDSLIKEADFLVGRAKAGKNKEIKSYIIWYLTSQYERPTVMGTDGLYVHMFEKYYATGEMEVADPSVLKQIGERVATLKPTLVGKTMVPPTVSDTLGRPVSLANLKADYTVVYFFDPHCGHCRESAPKLKKFVDDYKGKGVEVVAVATAQTPEEWKKFIREFKLGKAINGYDYTAKTNYQKQYDVWTTPTVYILDKNKKILARKLPVEQIEDFILFQKRQQQASATAKASVKK
- a CDS encoding DUF58 domain-containing protein, producing MKEPLNLSQVRSFGNVEFLARQMVEGFITGLHKSPFHGFSVEFAEHRLYNMGETTRYIDWKVYGKTEKLFVKRYEEETNLRCHLLIDTSSSMYYPETGYGKMTFSVMAAACLAYMLQRQKDAVSLTTFADSIEVQTPIKSTPSHVHKLFTQLDQLMQQPKPLRKTSAAEVIHQVAEKINKRSLVVIFSDMFENVEKSDALFSALQHLRHNLHEVLIFHVTDKKTEEDFAFDERPYEFVDLETGEIVKAQPNQIRETYQQAVKSYFQDLKMRCGQYKIDFIEADIAQGFDQILTAYLVKRTKMK
- a CDS encoding LamG domain-containing protein; amino-acid sequence: MTYRLLLLFLCLNTFFTYCFGQASSQLVACYTFSGNAQDGFGPNSGTVVGATLTNDRFGNPNSAYFFDGSSFIDLPAAPFTNPTYTLSAWVKPASFPSAWEAYTIFSFGEPNQCLTLANNPDYGGPVWNFFLYNTPGSIITTQSVGTNVWIHLTAIRAANEFILYLNGERVKTLAVTPPGPLTYSGELRACIGARPNPRSLIQFFSGAIDDVRVYRGVLSDAEVRVLYQATTCQTDFTLYPITSQPYVSLRNGSWNDPTVWSCGCVPTATDAVQVRHEITVPAAFHANALRVYIDKAARLTYGAGGRLLLAPR
- a CDS encoding septal ring lytic transglycosylase RlpA family protein, with the protein product MSLIVSLMLFFNGMKSVEALPSLIQKGKASFYSKKFNGRKTAYGERVDAETLAGAHRSFPKNTLVEVTNLDNQRSVIVRINDRGPFAKGRVIDLTHAAARALGMISSGVANVSLRVVGKGNAVALAPIANTFDAPVDYQPMLQPVL
- a CDS encoding glutathione peroxidase, whose translation is MESEFYQLSARTPQGAELPMADFEGKAVLIVNTATKCGLAPQFEGLEALHQKYKDRGLVVLGFPCDQFRDQEPETNETMEQVCKINHGVTFTLTQKCDVNGPNTQPVFKYLKNELGGFLNDAIKWNFTKFLIDRSGKPYKRYAPITKPEAIEKDIQKLL
- the pfkA gene encoding 6-phosphofructokinase; amino-acid sequence: MKRIAVFTSGGDAPGMNACIRAVVRGAVYHGIEVFGIRRGYSGMINGDIFQMSSHSVSNIVQRGGTILKSARSKEFMTPEGRAKAHEQLQRFGIEGLIAIGGNGTFTGATLFYDEYGIPTVGAPGTIDNDLYGTDHTIGFDTAVNTALEAIDKIRDTADSHDRVFFIEVMGRDSGYIAIQSGIAGGAELVMVPEVLTPLSEVVETLKAGWSRQKSSSIIVIAEGEEAGNGTVIAEKIREEVGKGVDMRVTTLGHIQRGGIPTAYDRILASRLGLGALEGLMAGEKNVMAGVVNNELVYTPFKDTIRLPKPISEDLLRMVKILSV